The following coding sequences are from one uncultured Methanobrevibacter sp. window:
- the wecB gene encoding non-hydrolyzing UDP-N-acetylglucosamine 2-epimerase: MKIAIVLGTRPEIIKMASVMDEIEKRGHQLLLIHTGQHYDKEMSENFFIDLKLPTPNYNIHVGSGSHGKQTGKMMEGIEEVLLDEKPDILLVQGDTNAVLAGTLVASKLHIPVGHVEAGLRSFDETMPEEINRLAADICSKLYFVPTEESAINLAMEGISRKRIFITGNTVVDACFRNLEISKSRKIEEYDEGLAELDIDNMENILTLTMHRAETVDDKERLTNIIEALEELDDMNIIFPIHPRTKKTMENFGLFDRLNDLKHVHIIKPVGYLDFLLLISKSTIILTDSGGLQEEAITLDVPALTLRYNTERPETVTAGGNILVGSDKEVILENARRILDDEEFANKMKSAKNPYGMGNAAELMIKIIEDADKNDNLKMEAPDEVMSSFTRKMKVIDEAISVNEFEKNNNSLIKIAFDGEEIKFPYDDLNLNGLTIIYEDYAN; this comes from the coding sequence ATGAAAATAGCTATTGTACTTGGAACAAGGCCTGAAATAATCAAAATGGCTTCCGTCATGGATGAGATTGAAAAGAGAGGCCATCAATTGCTTTTGATTCACACTGGTCAGCACTATGACAAGGAAATGTCTGAAAATTTCTTCATTGACTTGAAATTGCCTACCCCTAACTATAACATTCATGTTGGATCAGGTTCACATGGAAAGCAGACTGGCAAAATGATGGAAGGTATTGAAGAGGTTCTCTTAGATGAAAAACCTGATATCCTGCTTGTACAGGGAGATACAAATGCAGTGCTTGCAGGTACACTTGTTGCAAGCAAATTGCACATTCCAGTAGGTCATGTGGAAGCGGGGCTTCGTTCTTTTGATGAGACTATGCCCGAAGAAATCAACAGGCTTGCTGCAGACATATGTTCCAAACTATACTTTGTTCCAACTGAAGAGTCTGCAATTAACCTTGCTATGGAAGGAATTTCAAGAAAAAGAATATTCATTACTGGAAATACTGTAGTGGATGCATGTTTCAGAAACCTTGAAATATCCAAAAGCAGAAAAATAGAGGAATACGATGAGGGTCTCGCTGAACTTGATATTGACAATATGGAAAACATCCTTACCCTAACAATGCATAGGGCAGAGACAGTTGATGATAAGGAAAGACTAACAAATATCATAGAAGCTTTGGAGGAACTTGATGACATGAACATCATCTTCCCAATTCATCCAAGAACCAAGAAGACAATGGAGAACTTCGGCTTGTTTGATAGATTAAATGACCTCAAACATGTTCATATCATAAAACCAGTCGGTTATCTTGACTTCCTTCTTCTCATTTCAAAATCCACAATTATCCTAACAGATTCTGGAGGACTTCAAGAGGAAGCGATCACTCTTGATGTACCTGCACTTACCTTAAGGTACAATACTGAAAGGCCTGAAACCGTAACTGCAGGTGGAAACATCCTTGTAGGTTCCGATAAGGAAGTCATACTTGAAAATGCAAGAAGAATTTTGGATGATGAAGAGTTTGCAAATAAGATGAAATCCGCTAAAAACCCATATGGAATGGGAAATGCAGCAGAGCTAATGATTAAAATCATAGAAGATGCAGATAAAAATGATAACTTAAAAATGGAAGCTCCTGATGAAGTGATGTCAAGCTTTACAAGAAAGATGAAAGTCATTGATGAGGCTATAAGTGTGAATGAGTTTGAGAAAAACAACAATTCATTGATTAAGATTGCTTTTGACGGTGAAGAAATTAAATTCCCTTATGATGATTTGAATTTAAATGGATTAACAATTATCTATGAGGATTATGCTAATTAA
- the nudC gene encoding NAD(+) diphosphatase, translating into MKTQHDTKESLSLYDNYKIGLKAKDTEKKFYFIFSDRNLLLIDNQLPLLKDLNEIDIHEEDVKNCIYFGEFYLKDAYAVELAEDFDIEAFKEENEEINLKFINLYEVFDINEETYYLSGRAIQIIDWENNHQYCGRCGAKTVTSDVEMAKVCPECGFTSFTRICPAIITTIIKEDDEDLDENGNPTKKILMARHSYHEYPRYALIAGFLEAGESVEEAVKREVMEEVGIEVEDVQYFGSQSWPFPNSLMIGCICKYKSGEIKVDENEITKAKWFKKEEIEQPPSNISIFSRLLKNFKENY; encoded by the coding sequence ATGAAAACACAACACGATACAAAGGAATCACTAAGCTTATATGATAATTATAAAATAGGTCTTAAAGCTAAAGATACTGAAAAAAAATTTTATTTCATATTCAGTGACAGAAATCTTCTATTGATTGACAATCAACTTCCATTACTCAAGGACTTGAATGAAATTGACATCCATGAAGAGGATGTTAAAAACTGCATTTACTTTGGAGAATTTTACCTTAAGGACGCTTATGCAGTTGAACTCGCTGAAGACTTTGACATTGAAGCTTTTAAGGAAGAGAATGAAGAGATCAATTTAAAATTCATCAATCTTTATGAAGTTTTTGACATTAACGAAGAAACCTATTATCTTAGTGGAAGAGCCATTCAAATCATCGATTGGGAAAACAACCACCAATATTGTGGAAGATGCGGTGCAAAGACAGTTACATCTGATGTGGAAATGGCTAAAGTATGCCCTGAATGTGGATTTACAAGCTTTACAAGGATTTGCCCTGCAATAATTACCACTATCATCAAAGAAGATGATGAAGACCTTGATGAAAATGGAAATCCAACCAAAAAGATTTTGATGGCAAGACACTCATACCATGAATATCCAAGATATGCTTTGATTGCAGGATTCTTGGAAGCTGGAGAAAGCGTTGAGGAAGCTGTCAAAAGAGAGGTTATGGAAGAAGTTGGAATTGAAGTTGAGGATGTCCAATACTTCGGAAGCCAATCCTGGCCATTCCCAAACTCCTTGATGATCGGTTGCATCTGCAAATACAAGTCTGGTGAAATCAAGGTAGATGAAAATGAAATCACCAAAGCGAAATGGTTTAAAAAAGAGGAAATAGAGCAACCGCCATCAAATATTTCAATATTTTCCAGATTACTAAAGAATTTCAAGGAAAATTACTGA
- a CDS encoding flavodoxin, which translates to MERIILYYSDGGKTKVVAETLAINLRCDICQIKDMKKRDGIRNRFTSTIDAFRESKTEIYPPTLDLEEYDTIYIGTPTWANNPTPAIITLIDRCDLRGKDIVLFTTTNTSGGESALEKMEMKVRARGARVVQQFSLKTKDKSLAQLQRDTDRLFMTLDLALY; encoded by the coding sequence ATGGAAAGAATAATTTTATACTATTCAGATGGAGGAAAAACAAAAGTAGTTGCAGAAACACTTGCAATTAATTTAAGGTGCGATATCTGTCAAATCAAGGATATGAAGAAACGTGATGGAATCAGAAATAGATTTACTTCAACTATCGATGCATTCAGAGAAAGCAAGACAGAGATCTATCCGCCTACTCTTGATTTAGAAGAATATGATACCATTTACATAGGCACACCTACTTGGGCAAACAATCCAACTCCTGCAATCATCACATTGATTGACAGATGCGACTTACGTGGAAAAGACATTGTATTGTTTACCACAACTAACACTTCCGGTGGGGAATCCGCTTTAGAAAAAATGGAAATGAAAGTTAGGGCAAGAGGTGCAAGGGTAGTTCAACAATTCAGCTTAAAGACTAAAGACAAAAGTCTTGCTCAACTCCAAAGAGATACTGACAGATTATTTATGACTTTAGATTTAGCATTATACTAA
- a CDS encoding FAD synthase, whose protein sequence is MKVMATGAFDLLHPGHGLYLEKAKELGGEDAVLVVVIARDSTVKKKKRIPVIDENQRLEMIKYLKPVDEAYIGYDGDMFKIVEEIQPDIIAIGSDQNHDIAKLQEQLDKRGIKAVAKRVKEYRTGDLDSTCKIINRIKHSELEEKNLDCSNVINDD, encoded by the coding sequence ATGAAAGTAATGGCAACAGGAGCATTTGACTTATTGCATCCAGGGCATGGATTGTATCTTGAAAAAGCAAAGGAATTAGGTGGAGAAGATGCAGTCCTTGTAGTTGTAATAGCAAGAGATTCAACTGTTAAGAAGAAAAAGAGAATTCCTGTTATTGATGAGAATCAAAGATTAGAAATGATCAAATATCTCAAGCCCGTTGATGAAGCGTACATTGGTTATGATGGAGATATGTTCAAGATTGTAGAGGAAATTCAACCTGACATAATAGCTATCGGTTCTGACCAAAATCATGACATTGCAAAGCTTCAGGAACAACTGGATAAAAGAGGAATCAAAGCTGTAGCTAAAAGGGTTAAAGAGTACAGAACAGGAGATCTCGACAGTACCTGTAAGATAATCAATAGAATCAAGCACTCTGAATTGGAAGAGAAAAACTTGGATTGCAGCAATGTAATCAACGATGACTGA
- the hisA gene encoding 1-(5-phosphoribosyl)-5-[(5-phosphoribosylamino)methylideneamino]imidazole-4-carboxamide isomerase: protein MSFQDNKMLIMPAVDIKNGKCVQLVQGEPGTEQVIIENPEKVARKWEDLGAEVVHVIDLDGALESTTNIETIKKVLDEVSVPIQLGGGIRSIEYAEELLNLDIDRLIIGTMGIKNPETITKLSDEYGSERVMISLDSKDNKVVIKGWQEKIDKSATEISKEFQNLGAGSILFTNVDVEGLLGGFYVDPVIDLVNSVDIPVVYSGGVTSLDDLKQLQTTGAKGVVIGSALYKDKINLVDALEYQDIK from the coding sequence ATGTCATTTCAAGATAATAAAATGCTAATTATGCCTGCTGTAGACATTAAGAATGGAAAATGCGTACAGTTAGTGCAAGGGGAACCTGGAACCGAACAGGTAATTATTGAAAATCCTGAAAAGGTTGCTAGAAAATGGGAAGATTTAGGTGCAGAAGTTGTTCATGTTATTGACCTTGACGGTGCACTTGAAAGCACAACAAACATTGAAACAATTAAGAAAGTGCTTGATGAAGTAAGCGTTCCCATTCAACTTGGAGGGGGCATAAGAAGCATTGAATATGCAGAAGAGTTGCTCAACCTTGATATTGATAGATTGATTATTGGAACCATGGGAATCAAGAACCCAGAAACAATAACTAAACTATCTGATGAATATGGCAGTGAAAGGGTAATGATTTCCCTTGACAGCAAAGACAACAAGGTTGTCATAAAAGGTTGGCAGGAAAAGATAGACAAGTCTGCAACTGAAATAAGCAAAGAATTCCAAAATCTTGGTGCAGGAAGCATATTGTTTACAAATGTTGATGTGGAAGGATTGCTTGGTGGATTCTATGTGGATCCTGTCATAGACCTTGTAAACTCTGTAGACATTCCAGTTGTATACTCTGGAGGCGTTACAAGCTTGGATGACCTAAAGCAACTCCAAACAACCGGTGCAAAGGGAGTTGTAATCGGTTCTGCATTATACAAAGACAAAATAAATCTTGTTGATGCTTTGGAATACCAAGATATAAAATAA
- a CDS encoding ABC transporter ATP-binding protein produces MTDYVIETTNLSKRYSENLVVNSIDVHVEKGKIYGLLGKNGAGKTTTMCMLLNLVHPSGGEILLFGKDPKRYARDVYSNIGSIIETPGFYENLTAYENLEIIARLRGNYNPLNVKMVLEMVNLDHEKSKQFKDFSLGMKQRLGIAAAIMHNPELLILDEPINGLDPFGIKEIRDLLKKLSCDYGVTILISSHILSEIENIADVIGFMDNGVLIDEISREELHNRLNKFVEFEVSDIDLAIDLMNKTGMKENVDYCFKRNLSEYIDDLDSNKNSDGVIIGGTIHLLSNLDLRDEFNSLFVSSGIKVRKVNLCEENLEEFFTRIISNT; encoded by the coding sequence ATGACTGATTATGTTATTGAAACAACTAACTTATCCAAAAGGTATTCAGAAAACTTAGTTGTGAATTCCATAGATGTGCATGTGGAAAAGGGAAAGATCTATGGCCTTTTAGGTAAGAATGGGGCTGGAAAAACCACAACCATGTGTATGCTTCTAAACCTTGTGCATCCAAGTGGCGGGGAGATTCTTCTCTTTGGGAAAGATCCTAAAAGATATGCAAGAGATGTTTATTCTAACATAGGTTCAATTATAGAGACTCCTGGATTCTATGAGAATTTAACCGCTTATGAAAATTTAGAAATCATTGCTCGGCTTCGAGGAAACTATAATCCTCTAAATGTCAAGATGGTTTTGGAGATGGTTAATTTGGACCATGAAAAGAGCAAGCAATTCAAGGATTTTTCATTGGGAATGAAACAGCGCTTAGGAATAGCAGCTGCAATTATGCATAATCCTGAATTGTTGATTCTTGATGAACCTATTAATGGCCTTGATCCATTTGGAATTAAGGAAATCAGAGATTTACTTAAAAAGCTATCTTGTGATTATGGTGTGACAATCCTGATTTCAAGCCATATCCTAAGTGAAATAGAAAACATTGCTGATGTAATTGGATTTATGGATAATGGCGTGTTAATAGATGAGATAAGTCGAGAAGAGCTTCACAATAGATTAAACAAATTCGTTGAATTTGAGGTTTCAGACATTGATCTTGCAATTGACCTCATGAATAAAACAGGAATGAAGGAAAATGTAGATTATTGCTTTAAACGTAATTTAAGCGAATATATTGATGATTTGGATTCTAATAAAAACAGTGATGGGGTGATTATTGGCGGTACCATTCATTTGCTTTCCAATTTGGATTTAAGGGATGAGTTCAATAGCTTGTTTGTAAGTTCTGGAATCAAAGTCAGAAAAGTGAATCTATGTGAAGAGAACTTGGAAGAGTTCTTTACAAGAATAATTTCCAACACTTAG
- a CDS encoding DUF447 domain-containing protein yields the protein MNQELIINNKHYKKAENLESLNMFKGQLYETIVTTQSNDQVKNAAPIGVICKDSNHVVIHLDNCVHTHLNIMENGELIVNITKDPLIFTYSTLGELEEEYFGEFNEFPMIKDSLGFFKAHVVKTIEKKRENDYNNGIGNVVTCEVEDIYISDNNEIVPLNRAMNAVIESLVYYCRFDHKYKDKQDIIWTHMKELNRVCQKVGNEKEKKSMKLIIDKLKENHIYLE from the coding sequence ATGAACCAAGAACTGATCATAAACAATAAACACTATAAAAAGGCAGAAAATTTAGAATCATTAAACATGTTTAAGGGACAGCTCTATGAAACAATTGTCACCACGCAAAGTAATGACCAAGTTAAAAATGCTGCCCCAATAGGAGTTATCTGCAAGGATTCAAATCATGTTGTCATTCATTTGGACAATTGTGTTCACACCCATCTAAACATTATGGAAAATGGGGAATTGATTGTGAACATTACAAAAGACCCACTTATTTTTACTTATTCTACTCTTGGAGAACTGGAAGAAGAGTATTTTGGAGAGTTCAATGAATTCCCTATGATAAAGGACTCATTAGGATTCTTTAAGGCTCATGTTGTAAAGACAATAGAGAAGAAAAGAGAGAATGACTACAACAATGGAATTGGAAATGTAGTGACTTGTGAAGTGGAAGACATTTACATTAGTGATAATAACGAGATTGTTCCTTTAAACAGAGCTATGAATGCCGTTATAGAAAGCTTGGTTTATTACTGCAGATTTGACCATAAATATAAGGATAAACAGGATATCATTTGGACTCACATGAAAGAGCTTAATAGAGTCTGTCAAAAAGTTGGAAATGAAAAGGAAAAGAAATCCATGAAACTTATCATAGATAAATTAAAAGAGAATCATATTTATTTAGAATAA
- a CDS encoding ABC transporter permease has protein sequence MLTFIKMEFLKLKRSKIFLLSILMAALPSVLMFIATFAFDETQSFDALFSTVNMYMSALFAILLFSIIISYLFGREYNEHTLKTMLTVPISRGKFLISKYVMFLIWILILTVVTSISTLAFGFVAGLSGFSLQLFINSFAELLFANVLLFLTFSPFVFISLFITNMVPAMVGGATLTLVNLLVHGQSWAPYVPWACPYLISSGEIADYSVSMMIPYGVILATFIIGITVSYIYFTKKDVPL, from the coding sequence ATGCTTACTTTTATAAAAATGGAATTTTTAAAGCTAAAGAGATCAAAGATATTCTTATTGAGCATACTTATGGCAGCATTGCCTTCAGTTTTAATGTTCATTGCAACATTTGCTTTTGATGAAACACAAAGCTTTGATGCTTTATTCTCCACTGTGAATATGTATATGTCTGCATTGTTTGCAATTCTTTTGTTTTCAATAATAATTTCCTACCTTTTTGGAAGGGAATACAATGAACATACATTAAAGACTATGCTGACTGTTCCAATATCCAGAGGAAAATTCTTGATTTCCAAATATGTCATGTTCCTAATTTGGATTTTAATCTTAACAGTGGTGACAAGCATATCAACTCTTGCATTTGGTTTTGTAGCAGGACTTAGTGGATTTTCATTGCAGCTATTCATTAATAGTTTTGCAGAATTGCTATTTGCAAATGTATTGTTGTTCCTGACATTTTCCCCATTTGTGTTCATTTCATTGTTCATTACAAATATGGTTCCTGCAATGGTTGGTGGTGCAACATTGACTTTAGTTAATCTATTGGTTCATGGTCAAAGTTGGGCTCCATATGTCCCTTGGGCATGTCCTTATCTGATTTCATCAGGGGAGATAGCAGACTATAGCGTAAGTATGATGATTCCATATGGTGTAATCTTAGCTACTTTCATAATTGGAATAACTGTTTCATATATTTACTTTACAAAAAAAGATGTTCCTCTTTAA
- a CDS encoding DUF4870 domain-containing protein, which produces MAETIDKVIVIVGYLLAIFIPLLGLIAGVVLYFVKKEDPFYQKHAKYIIIVAIVVWALSAILVGLLS; this is translated from the coding sequence ATGGCTGAAACAATAGATAAAGTAATTGTAATTGTTGGATATCTTCTTGCTATATTCATACCTTTATTAGGTTTAATTGCAGGAGTAGTATTATACTTTGTAAAAAAAGAAGACCCATTCTACCAAAAACATGCAAAATACATTATAATCGTTGCAATAGTTGTTTGGGCTTTAAGCGCTATTTTAGTAGGTTTGTTGAGTTAA
- the argC gene encoding N-acetyl-gamma-glutamyl-phosphate reductase translates to MVSVAIVGGSGYTGGELIRLLSAHPEVEIVDITSRQFEGTPVHKVHPHIRGTDLVFRNKKPSELDADIIFTATPHGASMKIVPDLLDTGAKVIDLSGDYRFNDIDVYEKWYGIEHTSDLKGVFGLPEIHREEIKKATLLANPGCFVTGAILSGYPLSKAKLADRMIFDSKTGVSGAGVNPAASTHYPNIGDNVNPYKVTQHRHMPEIQQELGAFSDVKVSFTPHLVPVIRGILTTNHCFLVDGADVTSEEVLDIYKETYKGEPFIQILEDGEIPRLSSVRGSNYAQIGCFEIDETGRLVIISAIDNLVKGASGQAVHNMNIMCGFDEKTGLDFFGMHP, encoded by the coding sequence ATGGTAAGTGTAGCAATTGTAGGTGGAAGCGGATATACTGGAGGAGAATTAATCAGACTTCTTTCTGCTCATCCAGAAGTTGAAATCGTGGATATAACTTCAAGACAGTTTGAAGGAACTCCAGTTCATAAAGTTCACCCACATATTAGAGGGACTGATTTAGTATTTAGAAACAAAAAGCCAAGCGAATTGGATGCAGACATCATATTTACAGCAACTCCACATGGAGCTTCAATGAAAATCGTGCCAGATTTACTCGATACTGGAGCTAAAGTCATTGACTTAAGTGGAGATTACAGATTCAATGACATTGACGTTTATGAAAAATGGTATGGAATTGAACATACTTCTGACTTGAAAGGGGTTTTCGGACTTCCTGAAATCCACAGAGAAGAAATCAAAAAGGCAACATTGCTTGCTAACCCTGGATGCTTTGTAACTGGCGCTATCCTATCAGGATACCCATTGTCAAAAGCTAAACTTGCAGATAGAATGATCTTCGATTCCAAAACTGGAGTAAGCGGTGCTGGAGTAAATCCTGCTGCATCAACCCATTATCCAAACATTGGAGACAATGTAAATCCTTATAAAGTAACCCAACATAGACACATGCCTGAGATCCAACAGGAACTTGGTGCATTTTCAGATGTCAAAGTTTCCTTCACACCTCATTTGGTGCCAGTAATCAGAGGAATACTTACAACTAACCATTGTTTCTTAGTTGATGGTGCAGATGTCACCAGTGAAGAAGTGTTAGACATCTATAAGGAAACCTATAAAGGGGAACCATTCATCCAAATCTTGGAAGATGGAGAAATTCCACGCTTAAGCAGTGTAAGAGGATCAAACTATGCTCAAATCGGTTGCTTTGAAATAGATGAAACCGGCAGATTGGTCATCATTTCAGCGATTGACAACTTAGTTAAAGGAGCATCTGGACAAGCTGTTCACAACATGAACATCATGTGCGGATTTGATGAGAAAACCGGTTTGGACTTCTTTGGAATGCATCCATAA
- a CDS encoding ATP-grasp domain-containing protein produces MLNLKDVNDDSILVFEYFTASGVEDLSIVSEAVELIRSLVTDLKDEDIFVLLAKQFENIFDDFDFDIKTVVIEEALDDWIEREAYVFDRAMFIAAENDNNLYNLTKLLESKDIKVYGSDHFAVNLASDKYETFDYLANRIPQPMTYNILLNKKTYWKRAIQIFFDTINGDYGDGSNDNAVPIMQKPKDIPVLDNSDRDVVKENKLIAKPRFGVDCDDIKIIASKRDIDDLEEIYGEGSRFIVQPYIEGDVCSVCLISDGKEALPISLNKQIVEIDENGGEYLGGYVPYEHPLKDKVFDYAKKACEYVPGLKGFIGIDFIIEDDYIYLLEINSRFTTSYVGLQKIININIAKTIIDLIDKKIGVENIGEITYSSKASFYKNDDGILEIKLEK; encoded by the coding sequence ATGCTTAATTTAAAAGATGTGAATGATGATTCAATATTGGTGTTTGAATACTTTACTGCTTCTGGCGTAGAAGATTTATCAATAGTTTCAGAAGCTGTAGAGTTGATAAGATCACTTGTAACTGATTTGAAGGATGAGGACATTTTTGTTTTGCTTGCAAAACAGTTTGAAAACATCTTTGATGACTTTGACTTTGATATAAAAACTGTAGTTATTGAAGAAGCTCTTGACGATTGGATTGAAAGGGAAGCTTATGTATTTGATAGGGCAATGTTCATTGCTGCTGAAAATGACAATAACCTATACAATTTAACTAAATTGCTTGAATCCAAGGATATAAAGGTTTACGGCAGTGACCATTTTGCTGTGAACCTTGCATCTGACAAATATGAAACCTTTGATTATTTGGCGAATAGGATTCCTCAGCCAATGACATATAATATTCTCTTGAACAAGAAAACCTATTGGAAAAGGGCTATTCAAATCTTCTTTGACACCATCAATGGGGATTATGGTGATGGAAGCAATGACAATGCAGTTCCTATAATGCAAAAGCCTAAAGACATTCCAGTGTTGGATAATTCAGATAGGGATGTAGTTAAAGAGAACAAGCTCATTGCAAAGCCACGTTTTGGTGTGGATTGTGATGATATCAAGATAATTGCATCTAAAAGGGATATTGATGACTTGGAGGAAATTTATGGTGAAGGTTCCAGATTCATCGTTCAGCCATACATTGAAGGTGACGTTTGCAGTGTCTGTCTAATCAGTGATGGCAAGGAAGCTCTTCCTATAAGCTTGAATAAGCAAATCGTTGAAATCGATGAAAATGGTGGAGAATATCTTGGAGGATATGTTCCTTATGAGCATCCCCTTAAGGATAAGGTCTTTGATTATGCAAAAAAGGCATGTGAATATGTTCCAGGTCTAAAAGGTTTTATAGGAATTGATTTTATAATTGAAGATGATTACATTTATCTTTTGGAGATAAACTCCAGATTCACAACTTCCTATGTGGGACTTCAAAAAATCATAAACATCAATATTGCTAAAACAATCATTGATTTGATTGATAAAAAGATAGGTGTTGAAAATATTGGCGAAATAACTTATAGTTCTAAAGCAAGCTTCTATAAGAATGATGATGGAATTTTAGAAATAAAATTGGAAAAATAA
- the truA gene encoding tRNA pseudouridine(38-40) synthase TruA: MKRTALKIAYIGTHFHGFQRQPDVRTVEEELIYHLRKLGYIDDLKASRFRIAGRTDAGVHSLGNVISFQSEKEVRVNQINNSLPEDIQIIAWAPVRFGFKPRYAQMRWYRYILFEEDLDIDLLRQTAEVFKGTHNFTNFTKRKQKTTERTIEDIKISCPTINEDDKNKNNNFAHLNKTYSPIFVDIYGESFLWNMVRKMMRVFLDVNYGKLTLDDVRGLLDPEEDEPRAYIKVVEPENLILMDIEYDGIRFRYDDYACERFRRYLVDNLFDLQKTYSVSESMLKSLESLTDSEK; encoded by the coding sequence ATGAAACGAACTGCTTTAAAGATTGCTTACATTGGAACTCACTTTCATGGATTTCAAAGACAGCCTGATGTAAGAACCGTTGAAGAGGAATTGATTTATCATCTTAGAAAATTGGGATACATTGATGATTTAAAGGCTTCAAGGTTCAGGATAGCTGGAAGAACAGATGCTGGAGTTCACAGTCTAGGAAATGTAATAAGCTTTCAAAGCGAGAAGGAGGTTCGTGTCAATCAGATAAACAACAGCTTGCCCGAGGATATTCAGATAATTGCTTGGGCACCGGTTAGATTTGGATTCAAGCCAAGATATGCCCAAATGCGCTGGTATCGTTACATCCTTTTTGAAGAGGATTTGGATATTGATCTCTTAAGGCAGACTGCAGAGGTATTTAAGGGAACTCATAACTTCACTAATTTTACAAAAAGAAAGCAGAAGACAACTGAAAGAACAATTGAAGATATCAAAATATCCTGCCCAACAATAAATGAGGATGATAAGAATAAGAACAATAATTTTGCTCATTTAAATAAAACGTATAGCCCTATTTTTGTAGACATTTATGGTGAAAGCTTCTTATGGAATATGGTCCGTAAGATGATGAGAGTTTTCCTGGATGTAAACTATGGAAAGCTAACTCTTGATGATGTAAGAGGATTGCTGGATCCTGAAGAAGATGAACCAAGAGCATACATCAAGGTTGTAGAGCCTGAAAATCTAATTTTAATGGACATTGAATATGATGGAATAAGATTCAGATATGATGACTATGCATGCGAGAGATTCAGAAGATATCTGGTAGATAATCTCTTTGATTTGCAAAAGACCTATTCCGTTAGTGAATCCATGCTAAAAAGTTTAGAAAGTTTAACTGATAGTGAAAAATAG